A region of the Sandaracinaceae bacterium genome:
TCTGGTGTTCATCACGGCCCTGGTGCACTGGGTGGGCAGCGTCACCACCGTGCTGGTCGCCCTCTACTTCTTTGCGTCCATCGTGAACACGCTCGTGGTGGGCAGCCGCATCGGCATGGTGCTGACGTTCTTCGGCGCCATGCTGTACACCGGCGTGGTCATGCTCGCCGCCACCGGCGTCATCGCCTACGGGCCCCACGCCCCCGCGGGGCTGATCGCCGCGCCGCCCACGTTGGTGCAAGGCATCCTCGCCTCGTCCACCGCGGCCGTGCTGCTCACCGTCTCGAACCTCATCGTGGGCATGTTGGTGAGCACCAACCGGGCGCGCGAGCACGCGCTGCTGGATGCCAACGCGCGCCTCGAGACGCTCAGCTCGCGGGACCCGCTGACCTCGCTGCTCAATCGACGCGCCCTAGTCGACCAACTGAACGTGGAGATCGACGCGCTGACCGCCAAACGACCGCTGGCGCTGGCCATGCTGGACCTCGACAAGTTCAAGCGCATCAACGACGAACGCGGCCACGCCGACGGGGACGCCCTCTTGGTGCTCATCGCAGCCGCCATCCAGCAGAGCGCGCGGGACACGGACGTGGTGGCGCGCTTCGGTGGCGACGAATTCTTGGTGCTGTACCCGCGCTGCAGCATCGAAGACGCGCGCGTGGGCGCGGAGCGGGTGGTGGCGGC
Encoded here:
- a CDS encoding GGDEF domain-containing protein; this translates as MSNKLLFNAATSRFLLAVYVFLLLPDLHPGLEAKRPLVAVYVAVVAVEQWMIWRGRGGLLRPILGGMFDLVFITALVHWVGSVTTVLVALYFFASIVNTLVVGSRIGMVLTFFGAMLYTGVVMLAATGVIAYGPHAPAGLIAAPPTLVQGILASSTAAVLLTVSNLIVGMLVSTNRAREHALLDANARLETLSSRDPLTSLLNRRALVDQLNVEIDALTAKRPLALAMLDLDKFKRINDERGHADGDALLVLIAAAIQQSARDTDVVARFGGDEFLVLYPRCSIEDARVGAERVVAAVERIGLEFDPERPVTVSVGLAAAKAGDTAVKLLRRADEAAYDAKRQGGNRVIECES